The following are encoded in a window of Alphaproteobacteria bacterium genomic DNA:
- the argC gene encoding N-acetyl-gamma-glutamyl-phosphate reductase encodes MSIRVGIVGISGFGGGEAMRLVASHPSFELVYAAGEGSAGSRLVDRFPGTPARLAELVIEKWDPARLPKLDVLFASLPTGASAEALARVAKDVKIVDIGGDHRYVEGWAYGLADVWPAQIGGQSRVANPGCFPAAVLNALAPLLADKLIEPGNIVIDAKTGISGAGRGGADSRFGYAEGNENLVPYGLLKHTHMPEMARTIERLSGGSAAGLVFTPHLVPMTRGVLATIYCRGRATTQQCLDSARRFYAARAFVRVTDNPPQTKWATGSNFAFVSYAADPERNLVIAMGVVDNLGKGAAGQAVQNANLICGLPETAGLDGAPVWP; translated from the coding sequence ATGAGCATTCGCGTCGGCATTGTCGGGATCAGCGGTTTTGGCGGCGGCGAGGCGATGCGCCTGGTCGCGAGCCACCCGTCCTTCGAGCTGGTCTACGCCGCGGGCGAGGGCAGCGCGGGCAGCCGGTTGGTGGACCGCTTCCCCGGTACGCCGGCCAGGCTGGCCGAGCTGGTGATCGAGAAGTGGGACCCCGCGCGCCTGCCGAAGCTCGACGTGCTGTTCGCGTCGCTGCCCACGGGCGCCTCGGCCGAGGCGCTGGCGCGCGTCGCCAAGGACGTGAAGATCGTCGACATCGGCGGCGACCACCGCTACGTCGAAGGTTGGGCGTACGGCCTGGCCGACGTCTGGCCGGCCCAGATCGGGGGACAGAGCCGCGTCGCCAACCCCGGCTGCTTCCCTGCGGCGGTGCTGAACGCGCTGGCACCGCTGCTGGCCGACAAGCTGATCGAGCCTGGCAACATCGTGATCGACGCCAAGACGGGCATCTCCGGTGCCGGCCGGGGCGGCGCCGACAGCAGGTTCGGCTACGCCGAGGGCAACGAGAACCTGGTGCCCTATGGTCTGCTCAAGCACACCCACATGCCGGAGATGGCCAGGACGATCGAGCGGCTGAGCGGCGGCAGCGCGGCCGGGCTGGTGTTCACGCCGCATCTGGTGCCGATGACCCGCGGCGTGCTCGCCACCATCTACTGTCGCGGCCGCGCCACCACGCAGCAATGCCTGGACTCGGCGCGGCGCTTCTACGCCGCCCGCGCGTTCGTGCGCGTGACCGACAATCCGCCGCAGACCAAGTGGGCGACCGGCTCGAACTTCGCATTCGTCAGCTACGCGGCCGATCCGGAACGCAACCTGGTGATCGCGATGGGCGTGGTCGACAATCTCGGCAAGGGAGCGGCCGGCCAGGCGGTGCAGAACGCGAACCTGATCTGCGGCCTGCCGGAAACCGCGGGGCTGGACGGCGCACCCGTTTGGCCATGA